A part of Brassica rapa cultivar Chiifu-401-42 chromosome A05, CAAS_Brap_v3.01, whole genome shotgun sequence genomic DNA contains:
- the LOC103869614 gene encoding uncharacterized GPI-anchored protein At4g28100, whose product MFHHAPSFISLIFFLTILSPVSPNQDPITVQPFLVKSSPPATIPAFPEQSDFSGCPLDLPEDLFHGIKSACTGKKLHKGKCCPVLGAWLYSAYSTTALSRSIPSSAVRNATSAATTPEEDMPLLPDDSETCVDGLEKSLRRRGIELASPNETCGVVDCYCGIRLHHLSCSEAFSVNGEGRLVGDESVDRLETDCLSVRNNNGDRFSPLSRCNKCLNSLYKLNPKKTSGTRNPSKEDRNRTTKMHNKDCVLMGLTWLLAKNRTAYFPTVTSVLRAVMLNQNGEPRSCALGGDGMPLAVDSSEFSNGSSTLIQYPYHLVHFLLYSVITLVLLGSW is encoded by the exons ATGTTCCATCACGCGCCATCTTTCATTTccctcatcttcttcctcaccaTTCTATCACCCGTCTCACCAAACCAAGACCCGATCACGGTCCAGCCATTCCTGGTCAAATCATCCCCACCCGCCACCATCCCCGCTTTCCCGGAGCAATCTGACTTCTCCGGCTGCCCACTCGATCTACCAGAAGACCTCTTCCACGGAATCAAGTCAGCCTGCACCGGCAAAAAGCTCCACAAAGGAAAATGCTGCCCCGTGCTAGGCGCGTGGCTCTACTCCGCTTACTCGACCACTGCTCTCAGCCGTTCCATCCCCAGCTCCGCCGTTAGAAACGCGACCTCCGCCGCGACCACGCCGGAAGAAGATATGCCTTTGCTTCCAGACGACTCGGAGACTTGCGTCGACGGGTTGGAGAAATCTCTGAGGAGGAGAGGGATTGAGCTGGCGAGTCCGAACGAGACGTGCGGCGTGGTTGACTGCTACTGCGGGATAAGGTTGCATCACTTGAGCTGTTCCGAGGCGTTTAGTGTGAATGGAGAAGGGAGGCTCGTTGGAGACGAGAGTGTTGATCGGTTAGAGACTGATTGTTTGAGTGTAAGAAACAACAATGGCGATAGATTCTCTCCGCTAAGTAGATGTAACAAGTGCTTGAACAGCCTCTATAAG CTTAACCCGAAGAAAACATCAGGGACAAGAAACCCATCGAAGGAAGACAGAAACAGAACAACGAAGATGCACAACAAAGACTGTGTCCTAATGGGTCTCACTTGGCTTCTCGCTAAGAACCGTACGGCTTACTTCCCCACTGTCACTTCAGTCCTCCGAGCCGTCATGCTCAACCAAAACGGTGAGCCACGGTCATGTGCTCTCGGCGGTGACGGCATGCCTTTAGCTGTTGACTCTTCCGAATTCTCTAACGGCTCATCAACTTTAATTCAGTACCCGTACCACTTGGTCCACTTCTTACTTTACAGCGTCATCACATTGGTCTTGCTGGGGTCGTGGTGA
- the LOC103869615 gene encoding mitogen-activated protein kinase 9 isoform X2 → MGATHSTSVNSHSHSRNTSNHSTNTSRQCGASDRLAVSNLRSQLTTIYRNHEDEEEEDEDDKEEEEERRFALVRDFDLSSLKRIRVPRRNHILMDPHKKVALETEFFTEYGEASRYQIQEVIGKGSYGVVASAIDTHTGEKVAIKKINDVFEHVSDATRILREIKLLRLLRHPDIVEIKHVMLPPSRREFRDIYVVFELMESDLHQVIKANDDLTPEHYQFFLYQLLRGLKFIHTANVFHRDLKPKNILANSDCKLKICDFGLARVSFNDAPSAIFWTDYVATRWYRAPELCGSFFSKYTPAIDIWSIGCIFAEMLTGKPLFPGKNVVHQLDIMTDLLGTPSPEAISRIRNEKARRYLGNMRRKPPVPFTHKFPHVDPLALRLLHRLLAFDPKDRPTAEEALADPYFYGLANVDREPSTQPIPKLEFEFERRKIMKEDVRELIYREILEYHPQMLQEYLRGGEQTSFMYPSGVDRFKRQFAHLEEHYGKGERSAPLQQRHASLPRERVPAPKEENRPAATLAATPESPQISQHEGSNYMNGMSQTGYSARSLLKSASISASKCIGVKQRNQSEHGESNSDATDSLSQKVAALHT, encoded by the exons ATGGGTGCTACTCACAGCACCAGCGTTAATAGTCATTCTCATTCTCGGAATACTTCGAATCATTCGACCAATACCTCTCGCCAGTGTGGTGCGAGTGATCGATTAGCTGTCAGCAATTTGCGGTCTCAGCTCACTACTATTTATAGAAACCACgaggacgaagaagaagaagacgaagacgacaaagaagaagaagaagagagaagattcGCCCTTGTTAGAGATTTCGATTTGTCTAGTTTGAAGCGCATTAGGGTTCCAAGAAGGAATCATATTCTCATGGATCCTCATAAAAAG GTTGCATTGGAGACTGAGTTCTTTACGGAATACGGTGAAGCGAGTCGGTATCAAATCCAAGAAGTTATAGGGAAAGGAAGTTACGGGGTTGTGGCATCTGCAATCGACACTCATACGGGAGAAAAGGTTGccattaagaaaataaatgatGTGTTTGAGCACGTCTCTGATGCGACGAGGATTCTGAGAGAGATCAAGCTCCTCAGGCTGCTCCGGCATCCTGATATAGTGGAGATTAAGCACGTGATGCTTCCTCCTTCGCGTAGAGAGTTCAGAGATATTTATGTTGTTTTCGAGTTGATGGAGTCAGACCTTCACCAAGTCATCAAAGCCAACGATGATTTGACGCCTGAGCATTACCAGTTTTTCTTGTACCAGCTTCTTCGTGGCCTGAAATTTATTCACACAG CCAATGTGTTTCACCGTGATTTAAAGCCTAAAAACATTCTAGCCAACTCTGATTGCAAGCTGAAGATTTGCGACTTTGGGCTTGCTCGTGTGTCGTTTAACGATGCACCTTCGGCTATATTCTGGACT GACTATGTCGCTACAAGATGGTACCGTGCACCAGAACTTTGTGGCTCTTTCTTCTCCAAA TATACACCTGCCATTGATATATGGAGCATAGGATGCATATTTGCAGAAATGCTCACCGGGAAGCCATTGTTTCCTGGGAAGAACGTGGTGCACCAATTGGATATTATGACTGATTTGCTTGGTACTCCTTCACCCGAAGCTATCTCAAGG ATTCGTAATGAAAAGGCGAGGAGGTATCTCGGAAACATGAGGAGAAAACCGCCAGTACCATTCACTCACAAATTTCCTCATGTAGACCCGTTGGCTCTTCGCTTGCTGCACCGCCTTCTTGCATTTGATCCCAAAGACCGTCCCACAGCTGAAGAG GCACTGGCAGATCCTTACTTTTACGGTCTGGCAAACGTGGATCGGGAACCATCTACTCAACCGATTCCAAAACTTGAGTTTGAGTTTGAAAGAAGGAAGATTATGAAAGAAGACGTCAGGGAATTGATCTATAGAGAG ATATTAGAGTATCATCCTCAGATGCTACAAGAATATCTTCGAGGTGGAGAACAGACGAGCTTCATGTACCCTAG TGGTGTTGATCGGTTTAAGAGACAGTTTGCACATCTTGAAGAACATTACGGTAAGGGTGAGAGAAGCGCTCCTCTTCAACAACGCCACGCTTCTTTGCCTAG AGAGAGAGTCCCTGCGCCTAAGGAAGAGAACAGACCGGCAGCTACTTTAGCCGCAACACCCGAAAGCCCTCAAATTTCTCAACACGAGGGCTCAAATTACATGAATGGGATGAGCCAGACGGGTTACAGCGCCCGGAGCTTGCTGAAAAGTGCCAGCATCAGTGCATCTAAATGCATTGGCGTGAAACAAAGAAACCAGTCCGAG CACGGGGAATCGAACAGTGATGCAACTGATTCTTTGTCTCAAAAGGTCGCGGCTCTCCACACTTGA
- the LOC103869615 gene encoding mitogen-activated protein kinase 9 isoform X1 produces the protein MGATHSTSVNSHSHSRNTSNHSTNTSRQCGASDRLAVSNLRSQLTTIYRNHEDEEEEDEDDKEEEEERRFALVRDFDLSSLKRIRVPRRNHILMDPHKKVALETEFFTEYGEASRYQIQEVIGKGSYGVVASAIDTHTGEKVAIKKINDVFEHVSDATRILREIKLLRLLRHPDIVEIKHVMLPPSRREFRDIYVVFELMESDLHQVIKANDDLTPEHYQFFLYQLLRGLKFIHTANVFHRDLKPKNILANSDCKLKICDFGLARVSFNDAPSAIFWTDYVATRWYRAPELCGSFFSKYTPAIDIWSIGCIFAEMLTGKPLFPGKNVVHQLDIMTDLLGTPSPEAISRIRNEKARRYLGNMRRKPPVPFTHKFPHVDPLALRLLHRLLAFDPKDRPTAEEALADPYFYGLANVDREPSTQPIPKLEFEFERRKIMKEDVRELIYREILEYHPQMLQEYLRGGEQTSFMYPSGVDRFKRQFAHLEEHYGKGERSAPLQQRHASLPRERVPAPKEENRPAATLAATPESPQISQHEGSNYMNGMSQTGYSARSLLKSASISASKCIGVKQRNQSEVKRSRIAFKRCIYYKFVCIYTCTSHS, from the exons ATGGGTGCTACTCACAGCACCAGCGTTAATAGTCATTCTCATTCTCGGAATACTTCGAATCATTCGACCAATACCTCTCGCCAGTGTGGTGCGAGTGATCGATTAGCTGTCAGCAATTTGCGGTCTCAGCTCACTACTATTTATAGAAACCACgaggacgaagaagaagaagacgaagacgacaaagaagaagaagaagagagaagattcGCCCTTGTTAGAGATTTCGATTTGTCTAGTTTGAAGCGCATTAGGGTTCCAAGAAGGAATCATATTCTCATGGATCCTCATAAAAAG GTTGCATTGGAGACTGAGTTCTTTACGGAATACGGTGAAGCGAGTCGGTATCAAATCCAAGAAGTTATAGGGAAAGGAAGTTACGGGGTTGTGGCATCTGCAATCGACACTCATACGGGAGAAAAGGTTGccattaagaaaataaatgatGTGTTTGAGCACGTCTCTGATGCGACGAGGATTCTGAGAGAGATCAAGCTCCTCAGGCTGCTCCGGCATCCTGATATAGTGGAGATTAAGCACGTGATGCTTCCTCCTTCGCGTAGAGAGTTCAGAGATATTTATGTTGTTTTCGAGTTGATGGAGTCAGACCTTCACCAAGTCATCAAAGCCAACGATGATTTGACGCCTGAGCATTACCAGTTTTTCTTGTACCAGCTTCTTCGTGGCCTGAAATTTATTCACACAG CCAATGTGTTTCACCGTGATTTAAAGCCTAAAAACATTCTAGCCAACTCTGATTGCAAGCTGAAGATTTGCGACTTTGGGCTTGCTCGTGTGTCGTTTAACGATGCACCTTCGGCTATATTCTGGACT GACTATGTCGCTACAAGATGGTACCGTGCACCAGAACTTTGTGGCTCTTTCTTCTCCAAA TATACACCTGCCATTGATATATGGAGCATAGGATGCATATTTGCAGAAATGCTCACCGGGAAGCCATTGTTTCCTGGGAAGAACGTGGTGCACCAATTGGATATTATGACTGATTTGCTTGGTACTCCTTCACCCGAAGCTATCTCAAGG ATTCGTAATGAAAAGGCGAGGAGGTATCTCGGAAACATGAGGAGAAAACCGCCAGTACCATTCACTCACAAATTTCCTCATGTAGACCCGTTGGCTCTTCGCTTGCTGCACCGCCTTCTTGCATTTGATCCCAAAGACCGTCCCACAGCTGAAGAG GCACTGGCAGATCCTTACTTTTACGGTCTGGCAAACGTGGATCGGGAACCATCTACTCAACCGATTCCAAAACTTGAGTTTGAGTTTGAAAGAAGGAAGATTATGAAAGAAGACGTCAGGGAATTGATCTATAGAGAG ATATTAGAGTATCATCCTCAGATGCTACAAGAATATCTTCGAGGTGGAGAACAGACGAGCTTCATGTACCCTAG TGGTGTTGATCGGTTTAAGAGACAGTTTGCACATCTTGAAGAACATTACGGTAAGGGTGAGAGAAGCGCTCCTCTTCAACAACGCCACGCTTCTTTGCCTAG AGAGAGAGTCCCTGCGCCTAAGGAAGAGAACAGACCGGCAGCTACTTTAGCCGCAACACCCGAAAGCCCTCAAATTTCTCAACACGAGGGCTCAAATTACATGAATGGGATGAGCCAGACGGGTTACAGCGCCCGGAGCTTGCTGAAAAGTGCCAGCATCAGTGCATCTAAATGCATTGGCGTGAAACAAAGAAACCAGTCCGAGGTAAAAAGATCAAGAATCGCATTTAAAAGATGTATATATTACAAGTTTGTATGTATATACACTTGTACTTCACAttcttga